One Pleurocapsa sp. PCC 7327 DNA segment encodes these proteins:
- the pbpC gene encoding penicillin-binding protein 1C — MALRKILGKTRAVLVLLLAVLIVRSLPYLAPIRASDLVREGVAIEFSDRRGLPLGTILSRDQNHTAVVPLQQISPQFIHAILAAEDGRFYQHGALDMRAIARSLLQAIQAKRIVSGASTITMQLARMLEPAPRTFSAKIKEIWLSWRIAAGTNKDDILEAYINRLPMGGNIYGVEAASHVYFGIPAADLNLSQASLLAAIPNNPNYLNPYDYWEPLKKRQRYVLDRMVEDGYINRSQRDRAYEEVVVLQPRQQGIIAAPHFLFWVASQLPKEHPSQIQTTIDRPLQQFVEAQVKDIVRSLAPHNVHQAAAIVIDNRTGEILAYVGSTDYFAQTRLGRNDGVQSLRQPGSTLKPFLYQLALEKHLIRPNTVLADVPTHYAIPGAKLYSPKDYSETFQGPVRIRIALANSLNVPAVRVLEKVGVAAFLERLHQLGFEHLKRDPEYYGLGLTLGSGEVSLWELARAYYQLSVISKGRYGQGNQSDSIAITLNPPVQLPVISSIISPSPLISSSSWSLVTDMLSDRYARAKSFGVESALNLPFPAAVKTGTSSNFRDTWTVGFTTDYTVATWVGNFDGEPMKQVSGVTGAAPLWNRIMLHLHEKREPASFPSPPGMVKRPICALSGLKPTAACPSVVQEYFYPEDLSEYESHPDTFYQTVSAQKGQYRLNLPREYDEWLAKQPQSSNLMPSALKILSPNTGDYFLINPADPQRQRLEFKLGGIGNQPVEWRLNGEKIATNSSSSLFWQLRPGNWTLDVKSGEMMDRVTFQVRVGEKKNNRRGFSTAAPANTP, encoded by the coding sequence GTGGCTCTGAGAAAGATTTTAGGCAAAACAAGAGCCGTTCTGGTTTTGCTGTTAGCAGTTCTGATAGTGCGATCGCTGCCTTATTTAGCGCCGATTCGAGCGAGCGATCTGGTTCGAGAAGGAGTCGCGATCGAATTTAGCGATCGTCGCGGACTTCCATTGGGAACTATTTTAAGTCGCGACCAAAATCATACGGCTGTCGTTCCTCTCCAACAGATTTCGCCTCAGTTTATTCATGCCATCCTCGCTGCCGAAGACGGGCGATTTTATCAACACGGTGCCTTAGATATGCGGGCGATCGCTCGTTCCCTGCTGCAAGCGATTCAAGCCAAACGAATTGTCAGCGGGGCATCTACCATCACCATGCAACTGGCACGAATGCTTGAACCCGCCCCGCGCACTTTTTCGGCAAAAATTAAAGAAATTTGGCTTTCTTGGCGCATAGCGGCAGGCACGAATAAAGATGACATCCTGGAGGCATATATCAATCGCTTGCCGATGGGAGGGAATATCTATGGCGTAGAAGCAGCTTCCCACGTTTATTTCGGCATTCCTGCCGCTGACTTAAATCTCTCCCAAGCTAGCCTGCTGGCGGCAATTCCCAACAATCCTAACTATCTCAATCCCTACGATTACTGGGAACCTTTAAAGAAGAGACAGCGATACGTTCTCGATCGCATGGTCGAGGATGGATATATTAATCGCAGCCAACGCGATCGCGCCTATGAAGAAGTCGTTGTCCTTCAACCTCGCCAGCAAGGAATTATCGCTGCCCCTCATTTTTTATTCTGGGTAGCTAGCCAACTTCCAAAAGAACATCCCTCACAAATCCAAACGACAATCGATCGCCCCCTACAACAATTTGTCGAAGCTCAAGTCAAAGACATCGTTCGCAGTCTCGCGCCTCATAACGTTCATCAAGCGGCTGCGATCGTCATTGACAACCGCACGGGAGAAATTTTAGCGTATGTCGGTTCGACAGATTACTTTGCCCAGACACGATTAGGACGCAACGATGGCGTACAATCCCTCCGCCAGCCCGGATCGACATTAAAACCTTTTCTCTATCAACTTGCCCTAGAAAAGCACCTCATTCGTCCCAACACTGTTTTAGCCGACGTGCCAACCCATTACGCTATTCCTGGGGCAAAACTCTATAGTCCTAAAGATTATAGCGAAACCTTTCAAGGTCCCGTTCGCATTCGCATTGCCCTAGCCAATTCTCTTAACGTTCCTGCCGTCAGAGTCTTAGAAAAAGTTGGTGTGGCTGCATTTCTAGAGAGGCTCCACCAACTTGGTTTTGAACATCTCAAACGAGATCCGGAATACTATGGATTGGGGCTAACCCTTGGCAGCGGCGAAGTCAGTCTCTGGGAATTAGCCCGCGCCTATTATCAGTTATCAGTAATTAGTAAGGGCAGGTATGGTCAAGGCAATCAATCTGATTCGATAGCGATAACTCTAAACCCGCCCGTACAGTTACCAGTTATCAGTTCTATAATCTCCCCAAGTCCCCTTATCTCCTCATCAAGTTGGTCGCTGGTTACTGATATGCTGAGCGATCGCTATGCGCGTGCCAAATCCTTTGGAGTAGAATCGGCACTGAATTTACCCTTTCCCGCTGCTGTCAAAACTGGAACCTCTTCTAATTTTCGGGATACTTGGACGGTTGGATTTACCACCGACTATACAGTTGCCACTTGGGTTGGCAATTTCGACGGCGAACCGATGAAACAAGTTTCAGGCGTGACGGGTGCTGCACCGCTATGGAATCGAATTATGTTGCACTTGCACGAAAAGCGCGAACCCGCATCTTTTCCCTCTCCGCCAGGAATGGTCAAGCGACCGATTTGCGCCCTTTCTGGTTTAAAACCAACTGCCGCTTGTCCTTCGGTAGTGCAAGAATATTTTTATCCAGAAGACCTCAGCGAGTATGAAAGTCATCCTGATACTTTTTATCAAACCGTATCTGCCCAGAAAGGACAATATCGCTTAAATTTGCCAAGAGAGTACGACGAATGGCTGGCAAAGCAACCACAGTCGTCCAACCTAATGCCGAGTGCGCTCAAGATTTTATCGCCCAATACTGGAGATTATTTTCTCATCAATCCTGCCGACCCTCAAAGGCAGAGATTGGAGTTCAAATTAGGGGGAATCGGAAATCAACCTGTAGAGTGGCGGTTAAATGGAGAGAAAATAGCTACAAATTCATCTAGTTCTTTATTCTGGCAACTGCGTCCGGGGAATTGGACTTTAGACGTTAAAAGCGGCGAGATGATGGATCGAGTTACTTTTCAAGTGCGAGTGGGCGAGAAAAAAAATAATCGTCGCGGATTTTCTACCGCAGCGCCTGCAAATACCCCCTAA